A window of Halobellus sp. LT62 contains these coding sequences:
- a CDS encoding DUF6338 family protein, with protein sequence MVVFDPEYLLLALILIVPGFIAAFIGVTLGVVEQRISNAKWVIVSLVSSLVILSGFLRIAQLLGDSITSPESVVYVFFTPEFQITRILILLALSVTLGLIYAAVLARNFHVWLRGLIWMGTDRKRNPWQPWEGTMKDAHLVQVITQDDELVAGELAEYSRAGRDRQLVLRDVAWFKDNQDNPQNPESKEVKEVFFDDEIKQVSILMTENGAEKMAAETDQKEEDDNGGSEAVERRNEE encoded by the coding sequence ATGGTGGTTTTCGATCCGGAATACCTTCTGCTCGCGCTCATACTCATCGTTCCCGGGTTCATCGCAGCATTCATCGGAGTGACTCTCGGAGTCGTCGAGCAACGAATCTCGAATGCGAAATGGGTGATCGTAAGCCTCGTCTCCAGCTTAGTTATCCTCTCCGGATTTCTTAGAATCGCTCAGCTCCTCGGTGACTCGATCACATCCCCAGAGTCAGTCGTTTACGTGTTTTTCACACCAGAGTTCCAGATCACTCGAATTCTAATTCTTCTAGCGCTCTCGGTTACGCTGGGACTCATATACGCAGCAGTGCTTGCTCGGAACTTCCACGTGTGGTTGCGGGGATTGATTTGGATGGGGACGGATCGGAAGCGGAATCCGTGGCAGCCGTGGGAAGGGACAATGAAAGACGCTCACTTGGTGCAAGTCATTACACAGGACGATGAGCTTGTAGCGGGGGAATTAGCTGAGTACAGTCGAGCTGGTAGAGATCGGCAGCTTGTACTTCGAGATGTTGCTTGGTTCAAGGATAATCAGGATAACCCCCAGAATCCAGAATCTAAAGAAGTTAAAGAGGTGTTTTTTGATGATGAGATCAAGCAGGTGTCGATACTAATGACGGAAAATGGGGCTGAGAAAATGGCAGCAGAAACGGATCAGAAAGAAGAGGACGATAACGGCGGTTCAGAGGCTGTTGAGCGTAGGAACGAGGAGTAA
- a CDS encoding PGF-CTERM sorting domain-containing protein encodes MTFSHHLAPAYFRSVAGQSTEAVRLDYTFDEPGEYVASVNGVQAESTVTVVEGDATQDEETDDSTSSETERTGDSNSGPDQDENTVTEQPGFGIVQTVATLCGAGYLLKRKMFEDK; translated from the coding sequence GTGACCTTTTCACACCACCTTGCGCCGGCATATTTTCGGTCCGTTGCAGGCCAAAGCACCGAGGCAGTGAGATTAGACTATACCTTTGACGAGCCGGGAGAATACGTGGCTAGCGTCAACGGAGTCCAAGCAGAGTCGACCGTGACTGTAGTAGAGGGCGACGCAACTCAGGATGAGGAAACTGATGATTCAACCTCAAGTGAGACTGAACGAACGGGGGACTCGAATTCCGGCCCAGACCAAGACGAGAATACAGTTACGGAGCAACCTGGCTTTGGTATTGTGCAGACGGTAGCAACACTATGTGGAGCTGGTTATCTGCTCAAGCGGAAAATGTTCGAAGACAAGTAG